A section of the Methanosarcina mazei S-6 genome encodes:
- the cdhB gene encoding CO dehydrogenase/acetyl-CoA synthase complex subunit epsilon, which produces MVDTTKNTKLFTSYGVTTSKAVNPDMVAKMISKAKRPLFVVGTGVLRPEVLDRAVKIAQKANIPIAATGSSLKGFLDKGVDAKYINLHQLGFYLTDPAWPGLDGKGNYDTIIVLEFKKYYINQVLSGTKNFSNVKAISIGRDYIQNATMSFGNISREDHYAALDELIDNL; this is translated from the coding sequence ATGGTTGACACAACAAAGAACACCAAGCTCTTTACCAGCTACGGGGTGACTACCTCCAAAGCAGTCAACCCTGACATGGTAGCTAAGATGATCTCCAAGGCAAAGAGGCCGCTTTTTGTGGTCGGGACCGGAGTTCTTAGACCAGAAGTTCTGGACCGTGCAGTCAAGATTGCACAGAAAGCAAACATTCCGATTGCAGCTACCGGAAGCTCCCTCAAGGGATTCTTAGACAAGGGTGTAGATGCTAAATACATCAATTTGCACCAGCTAGGGTTCTATTTAACCGATCCTGCATGGCCCGGGCTTGACGGAAAAGGCAACTACGACACCATAATCGTCCTGGAATTCAAAAAATATTACATCAACCAGGTACTGTCCGGAACTAAGAACTTCTCCAATGTAAAAGCAATTTCAATCGGCAGAGATTACATCCAGAACGCAACAATGTCCTTCGGGAACATAAGCAGGGAAGACCACTACGCTGCCCTGGATGAACTAATTGACAACTTATAA
- a CDS encoding DUF134 domain-containing protein: MVNRVKRRVSCFPKATYYKPREIPLCCLETANLSIEEIEAIRLCDLLQMEQNEAADRMGISRKTFWSDLQRARQKVADALVNGKAIEISGGEYVNTGECRIHFLCKECDHVWEAKFDQSRPTSCPNCGSNLIFRLGGDGKGKRFIENDYCCPKEKESSRSTDEGSKKKR, from the coding sequence ATGGTCAACAGAGTTAAGCGCAGGGTATCTTGCTTTCCAAAGGCCACCTATTACAAGCCCAGGGAAATCCCTCTTTGCTGTCTGGAAACTGCCAATCTATCCATAGAAGAGATTGAGGCCATTCGTCTTTGCGACCTTCTCCAGATGGAACAGAACGAGGCTGCTGACAGAATGGGAATATCCCGGAAAACTTTCTGGAGCGACCTCCAGAGGGCACGACAGAAGGTGGCTGATGCTCTTGTCAACGGAAAAGCGATCGAAATTTCCGGAGGAGAATACGTTAATACCGGTGAGTGCAGGATCCATTTTCTTTGCAAAGAATGCGATCATGTGTGGGAAGCAAAGTTTGACCAGTCCCGACCCACAAGCTGCCCGAACTGTGGCTCCAATCTAATTTTCCGACTCGGCGGCGATGGGAAAGGAAAGAGGTTTATTGAGAATGATTACTGTTGCCCTAAAGAAAAGGAAAGCAGCAGGAGTACTGATGAAGGAAGTAAAAAAAAGCGATAA
- a CDS encoding ATP-binding protein, with protein sequence MRIAVCGKGGSGKSTISALLAKQMAKKKNVLVLDIDESNYGLHSQLGLKPPRDLMEYFGGKKGFKEKQREAPKKTQFWGLAANGETSGQKVQQQSRFFDKRWNFSDLPPEFVEEKGNLKLMAVGKIHNYGEGCACPMGTLTREFLENLDLGKDDIVIVDTEAGTEHFGRGVDKDFDLILVVIDPSYESLKLSKKFDEFGAQCGCSVYFVLNKVEPDIREEMLDSVNCVNVLAEIPAKRELFKASLKGEELDLELEEIKKLAEFLDKARSLDN encoded by the coding sequence ATGAGAATAGCAGTATGCGGAAAAGGAGGAAGCGGAAAGAGCACGATTTCTGCTCTCCTGGCAAAGCAGATGGCAAAAAAGAAAAATGTGCTTGTGCTTGATATTGACGAGTCCAATTACGGGCTGCACAGCCAGCTCGGATTGAAACCTCCTCGGGACCTTATGGAATATTTCGGAGGAAAGAAGGGCTTTAAGGAAAAACAGAGGGAAGCTCCGAAAAAAACGCAGTTCTGGGGGCTTGCAGCTAACGGGGAAACCTCCGGGCAGAAAGTGCAGCAGCAGTCCAGATTTTTCGATAAAAGATGGAATTTCTCCGACCTGCCTCCGGAATTTGTGGAGGAAAAAGGTAATTTGAAGCTCATGGCTGTTGGCAAGATCCATAATTATGGAGAAGGCTGTGCCTGCCCTATGGGGACACTGACGAGGGAGTTTCTTGAAAACCTTGACCTCGGGAAAGACGATATTGTTATCGTGGATACCGAAGCCGGAACCGAGCATTTCGGGCGCGGGGTTGATAAGGACTTTGACCTCATCCTTGTAGTCATTGATCCTTCATACGAATCCCTCAAGCTTTCCAAGAAGTTCGATGAATTTGGTGCGCAGTGCGGTTGCAGCGTCTACTTCGTACTCAACAAAGTCGAGCCGGATATAAGGGAAGAAATGCTGGATTCAGTCAATTGCGTTAATGTCCTGGCTGAAATTCCCGCAAAAAGGGAACTTTTCAAAGCATCACTTAAAGGTGAAGAACTCGACCTCGAGCTTGAAGAGATTAAAAAACTTGCTGAGTTTCTGGATAAAGCACGTTCACTGGATAATTGA
- a CDS encoding ATP-binding protein, giving the protein MTKVIAITGKGGTGKTAVAALLIRSLSKKGQFILAVDADADTNLPETLGCENVKTIGDAKEFLQAEITKPRPDNPDMNKESVLQSKVYEIIEEMPGYDLLVMGRPEGSGCYCYVNNLLRGIMDKLVKNYDLVVIDAEAGLEHFSRKIIRDIDDLIVVTDASRRGFRTAERIHELVDELESNIGSIHVIANKVTDTNREKLVKLAEELKLNLIGMIPLDPKIEEMDIKGIPLFEIPDDSVAAVEIENIVKKLGF; this is encoded by the coding sequence GTGACCAAAGTAATTGCAATAACGGGAAAAGGCGGAACTGGAAAAACAGCGGTAGCGGCTCTTCTGATCCGCTCCCTCTCTAAAAAAGGGCAGTTCATACTGGCAGTTGATGCAGATGCAGATACTAACCTGCCGGAAACCCTTGGATGTGAGAACGTAAAAACGATAGGGGATGCAAAGGAGTTTTTACAGGCTGAGATAACAAAACCAAGGCCTGACAATCCCGATATGAATAAGGAGTCCGTGCTCCAGAGCAAGGTATATGAGATCATTGAAGAGATGCCGGGTTACGACCTGCTGGTAATGGGAAGGCCCGAAGGCTCAGGGTGTTACTGTTATGTAAACAACCTCCTGAGGGGCATTATGGACAAACTGGTCAAAAACTATGATCTGGTTGTGATTGATGCAGAAGCCGGGCTTGAGCATTTCAGCCGAAAAATCATCCGGGATATTGATGATCTTATTGTGGTAACTGACGCCTCAAGAAGAGGGTTCCGAACTGCAGAAAGAATTCATGAACTTGTGGATGAACTCGAGTCAAATATAGGCAGTATTCACGTTATTGCAAACAAGGTTACAGATACTAACCGGGAAAAGCTCGTTAAACTGGCAGAGGAACTGAAACTGAACCTGATAGGTATGATTCCTCTTGACCCGAAAATTGAGGAAATGGACATAAAAGGTATACCTCTCTTTGAAATACCCGACGATTCGGTTGCTGCAGTGGAAATAGAAAATATTGTGAAAAAACTGGGGTTCTAA
- the cdhA gene encoding CO dehydrogenase/acetyl-CoA synthase complex subunit alpha → MSKLTTGSFSIEDLESVQITINNIVGAAKEAAEEKTKELGHMGPTPFPGLETYRDDWNLKLLDRYEPVVTPMCDQCCYCTYGPCDLSNNKRGACGIDMLGHNGREFFLRVITGTACHAAHGRHLLDHLIEVFGEELPLNLGQSDVLTPNITITTGQRPQTLGEIKPAMEHVEEQLTQLLATVHAGQESAEIDYDSKALFSGSLDHVGMEISDIVQIAALDFPKADPEAPLIEMGMGTIDKDKPFLCVIGHNVGGVTYMMDYMEEHELTDKVELGGLCCTAIDLTRYKEADRRPPYTKVVGSMSKELKIIRSGMPDVIVVDEQCVRGDIVPEAQKLKIPVIASNAKIMYGLPNRTDAGVEETIEELKSGAIPGAVILDYEKLGEISVRLAQEMHPIREAAGVREIPSDEQLKEWVDKCADCGACYLACPIELDIPEAMKFAKQGDFSYLEDLHDACIGCRRCEQVCKKEIPILSVIEKASQKIIAEEKGWMRAGRGQVSDAEIRAEGLNLVMGTTPGIIAIIGCPNYSDCAKAVYYIAEEFLKRNYIVVGTGCGSMDMGMYKDEDGKTLYERFPGGFQSGGLVNIGSCVSNAHITGAAQKVAGIFGGRTMEGNLAEIADYVLNRVGACGLAWGAFSQKASSIGTGCNIYGIPAVLGAHSSKYRRALIAKNYDESKWKVYDARNGEEMPIPPAPEFLLTTAETWQEAIPMMAKACLRPSDNSLGRSIKLTHWMELHDKYIGGLPEDWWKFIRTEADLPLAKRADLMKKLEAERGWEIDWKKKKIISGPKIKFDVSAQPTNLKRLCKGA, encoded by the coding sequence ATGAGCAAATTAACTACTGGGAGTTTTTCAATAGAAGATCTTGAATCCGTTCAGATCACTATCAATAATATTGTAGGGGCAGCAAAGGAGGCTGCAGAAGAAAAAACAAAAGAGCTCGGTCATATGGGCCCAACTCCGTTCCCAGGTCTTGAAACCTACAGGGACGACTGGAACCTCAAATTGCTCGACCGCTATGAGCCTGTTGTCACCCCTATGTGTGATCAGTGCTGTTACTGCACATACGGTCCCTGTGACCTCTCAAACAACAAGAGAGGTGCCTGTGGTATCGACATGCTTGGCCACAACGGAAGGGAATTCTTCCTCCGTGTAATTACAGGTACTGCCTGTCACGCAGCCCATGGCCGCCACCTGCTTGACCATCTGATTGAAGTCTTTGGAGAAGAGTTACCTCTCAACCTCGGGCAATCCGATGTCCTGACCCCCAATATCACAATTACCACCGGGCAGAGACCACAGACCCTTGGAGAAATCAAACCTGCAATGGAACATGTTGAAGAGCAGCTAACCCAGCTCCTTGCAACCGTCCACGCAGGGCAGGAATCCGCAGAGATCGACTACGACTCAAAGGCTCTTTTCAGTGGAAGCCTGGACCACGTAGGAATGGAAATTTCCGATATAGTCCAGATCGCAGCCCTCGACTTCCCGAAGGCCGACCCAGAAGCCCCCCTCATTGAAATGGGTATGGGAACAATTGACAAAGACAAGCCATTCCTCTGTGTGATCGGACACAATGTAGGCGGTGTAACCTACATGATGGACTACATGGAAGAACACGAATTGACCGACAAGGTAGAACTCGGTGGGCTCTGCTGTACCGCAATCGACCTTACAAGGTACAAGGAAGCCGACAGGAGACCACCATACACCAAAGTCGTTGGTTCCATGTCCAAAGAGCTCAAGATCATCCGCTCTGGAATGCCTGATGTCATTGTCGTTGACGAACAGTGCGTCCGTGGTGACATTGTACCCGAAGCCCAGAAACTCAAGATTCCGGTCATCGCATCAAATGCAAAGATTATGTATGGTCTTCCCAACAGGACCGATGCCGGCGTTGAAGAGACAATTGAGGAACTCAAGTCCGGAGCAATTCCCGGTGCAGTGATCCTTGACTACGAAAAGCTTGGGGAAATCTCCGTAAGGCTCGCTCAGGAAATGCACCCGATCCGCGAAGCTGCTGGAGTCAGGGAAATCCCATCCGATGAACAGCTAAAGGAATGGGTTGACAAGTGTGCCGACTGTGGAGCCTGCTATCTGGCATGCCCGATTGAGCTGGACATTCCGGAAGCCATGAAGTTCGCCAAGCAGGGAGATTTCAGCTATCTTGAAGACCTCCACGATGCATGTATCGGCTGCCGCCGCTGCGAACAGGTCTGTAAGAAGGAAATCCCAATCCTTAGTGTCATCGAAAAGGCATCACAGAAGATTATCGCTGAGGAAAAAGGCTGGATGAGAGCCGGCAGAGGTCAGGTATCTGACGCTGAAATCCGTGCAGAAGGTCTTAACCTCGTCATGGGTACAACCCCCGGTATCATCGCAATCATCGGATGTCCGAACTATTCTGATTGTGCAAAAGCCGTTTACTACATTGCAGAGGAGTTCCTGAAGAGAAACTACATCGTTGTTGGTACCGGCTGTGGGTCCATGGACATGGGTATGTACAAGGACGAAGACGGCAAGACGCTTTATGAGAGATTCCCGGGAGGTTTCCAGTCCGGAGGACTTGTCAACATAGGATCATGTGTCTCGAACGCCCATATCACCGGAGCCGCTCAGAAAGTAGCCGGAATTTTCGGTGGCAGAACCATGGAAGGCAACCTGGCGGAAATTGCGGACTATGTCCTTAACCGTGTTGGTGCCTGCGGACTTGCATGGGGTGCATTCTCTCAGAAAGCTTCCTCAATTGGTACAGGATGTAACATCTACGGTATCCCTGCCGTGCTCGGTGCTCACAGCTCCAAGTACAGGAGAGCCCTGATTGCAAAGAACTATGATGAGTCCAAGTGGAAAGTCTACGACGCCAGAAACGGCGAGGAGATGCCAATCCCACCAGCGCCAGAATTCCTTCTGACCACAGCAGAGACCTGGCAGGAAGCAATCCCGATGATGGCAAAAGCCTGTCTCCGCCCGTCCGACAACAGCCTGGGCAGATCTATTAAGCTGACTCACTGGATGGAACTCCACGACAAATACATCGGCGGACTGCCCGAGGACTGGTGGAAGTTTATCAGGACAGAAGCCGACCTTCCACTTGCCAAACGTGCAGATCTCATGAAAAAACTCGAAGCAGAACGCGGATGGGAAATTGACTGGAAGAAGAAGAAGATCATATCTGGTCCGAAGATCAAGTTCGACGTATCGGCACAGCCCACTAACCTCAAGAGACTCTGTAAGGGGGCCTGA
- the iorA gene encoding indolepyruvate ferredoxin oxidoreductase subunit alpha, whose protein sequence is MTMREYMLGNVAIARGLLEGGVQVIAGYPGTPSSEIIDTLASREDRDYHIEWSVNEKVAMEVAVGAAWTGVRSVVTMKHVGLNVAADPFMTLAYAGTKGGLIAIVADDPSCHSSQNEQDTRRYAQFALVPCFDPSTPQEAKDMLPYAFEFSEKFEIPVIFRPTTRISHGKSDIELGEIPAEKAVPHFEKLLDRWVMLPKNARPRHTHILSIQQAMEDELAESPWNSLEIKPGAKMGVIGSGIASVYAKEALRELGLEASFLKIGTYPVPRKLILELLSTVDTVLIFEELEPVVEEQVRILAQEAGLEVSVLGKEGGFVSREGELDVSAFLEALRKAFDLDIEPDSGKVPLELAPRPPSLCAGCSHRATFYSMKKVFGKDAIYPSDIGCYTLGIQSGTVETTLCMGSSISIASGLYHAGEKRPICCSIGDSTFFHTGMNSLLNAVFNKANITVTILDNRITAMTGHQPNPGVGFTVTGEPTVEVSLAELCKAMGAGFVTVVDPYNLEETQEAFKAAKEFEGTAVVIAKQPCVISGKRAGIKRVPYIVDPEKCEGCKQCVKFGCPAIEFDEENKCAVITSLCSGCGVCAQICKFDAIREVKR, encoded by the coding sequence ATGACGATGCGTGAGTATATGCTTGGAAACGTAGCTATTGCCCGTGGGCTTCTTGAAGGAGGCGTGCAGGTCATTGCAGGCTATCCCGGTACCCCTTCTTCGGAGATTATAGACACGCTTGCTTCCCGCGAAGACCGCGATTATCACATAGAATGGTCGGTTAACGAAAAGGTTGCAATGGAAGTCGCAGTCGGAGCTGCCTGGACAGGCGTCAGGTCTGTCGTAACAATGAAGCACGTCGGGTTAAATGTTGCAGCCGACCCTTTTATGACCCTTGCCTATGCAGGTACAAAAGGCGGGCTGATCGCAATTGTCGCCGATGACCCTTCCTGCCACTCCTCCCAGAACGAGCAGGATACAAGGCGCTATGCCCAGTTTGCTCTTGTGCCCTGTTTTGACCCTTCAACCCCCCAGGAAGCCAAAGATATGCTTCCCTATGCTTTTGAGTTTTCGGAAAAGTTCGAAATCCCTGTTATTTTCAGGCCCACTACCCGGATCTCACATGGAAAGTCGGATATCGAGCTGGGAGAAATCCCTGCAGAAAAGGCGGTTCCACACTTTGAAAAACTGCTTGACCGCTGGGTAATGCTTCCCAAGAATGCCCGCCCCCGCCACACTCATATCCTTTCTATCCAGCAGGCAATGGAAGACGAACTTGCAGAGTCTCCCTGGAATTCCCTTGAAATTAAACCCGGGGCAAAGATGGGAGTAATAGGTTCAGGAATCGCATCCGTTTATGCAAAAGAAGCCCTTCGGGAACTCGGGCTTGAAGCTTCTTTCCTGAAAATAGGGACCTATCCTGTCCCGAGAAAGCTTATCCTGGAACTGCTAAGCACAGTTGACACGGTCCTCATTTTTGAAGAGCTCGAACCGGTTGTTGAAGAACAGGTAAGAATACTTGCCCAGGAAGCCGGGCTTGAAGTTTCCGTTCTCGGAAAAGAAGGGGGTTTTGTTTCGCGGGAAGGGGAACTGGATGTTAGCGCCTTCCTTGAAGCCCTCAGGAAAGCTTTTGACCTGGATATAGAGCCCGACTCCGGAAAAGTCCCCCTTGAACTTGCCCCGCGTCCGCCTTCTCTCTGTGCAGGGTGTTCCCACAGGGCGACCTTTTATTCCATGAAAAAAGTTTTCGGAAAGGACGCTATCTACCCAAGTGACATTGGCTGCTATACTCTTGGGATCCAGAGCGGGACAGTTGAGACCACGCTCTGCATGGGTTCAAGCATAAGCATTGCATCGGGGCTTTACCATGCAGGAGAAAAGCGCCCCATCTGCTGTTCTATAGGGGACTCGACTTTTTTCCATACAGGCATGAATTCTCTCCTGAATGCGGTCTTCAATAAAGCCAATATTACGGTCACCATCCTTGATAACCGCATAACTGCAATGACAGGCCATCAGCCAAATCCGGGAGTCGGCTTTACGGTCACAGGAGAGCCTACAGTCGAGGTTTCACTTGCCGAACTCTGCAAAGCAATGGGTGCAGGGTTTGTAACTGTAGTTGACCCTTACAATCTTGAAGAGACCCAGGAAGCTTTCAAAGCCGCAAAGGAATTTGAAGGGACAGCCGTGGTCATTGCAAAACAGCCCTGCGTAATCTCCGGAAAAAGGGCAGGGATCAAAAGAGTCCCTTATATCGTTGACCCTGAAAAGTGTGAAGGCTGCAAGCAGTGTGTTAAATTCGGCTGCCCGGCAATTGAGTTTGACGAAGAAAATAAGTGCGCTGTAATCACTTCCCTGTGCAGCGGGTGTGGAGTCTGTGCGCAGATATGCAAATTTGATGCTATCCGGGAGGTGAAG
- a CDS encoding mechanosensitive ion channel family protein translates to MSIITAAVTLFLIFAVDRLLAKTKLTFADVKFAKQLIQFIILSIGLILVVFSLPIAGEYKESILGLLGIITGAAVALSSTTFIANAMSGIMLRIIKPFRIGDYIESENIFGRVTDIHILHTEIQSIDRDLVTFPNLKLVSNSLKTIRTSGTVISTCVSLGYDVPRQKIEKNLLLAAEKAGLETPFVHILELGDFSVTYKVGGLLKNVENLITARSDFKKAVLDSLHEDRIEIVSPTFMNQRVLKEGAIFIPPEEPAEVGKTEKFPEKKPEEVIFDKAIEAEILGKIGYLLELLEKKGKELEQQVSSIPEEDGKADLKTKLEFLKDKTGEIKAELEVLKKQIEETEEKPEPEIRLRQLQSLNLRTDRLDIRRKKLEEELERILEKGEAKKA, encoded by the coding sequence GTGAGTATTATTACAGCAGCAGTTACTCTTTTTCTGATTTTTGCAGTTGACCGCTTGCTTGCGAAAACAAAACTTACCTTTGCCGACGTCAAATTTGCAAAGCAGCTGATCCAGTTTATCATCCTCAGCATTGGCCTTATTCTGGTCGTGTTCAGTCTCCCGATTGCAGGAGAGTACAAGGAATCTATTCTCGGCCTGCTCGGTATCATCACCGGTGCTGCAGTTGCGCTGTCCTCCACGACTTTTATTGCCAATGCGATGTCCGGGATCATGCTAAGAATTATAAAGCCTTTCCGGATTGGGGATTACATTGAAAGTGAGAACATCTTCGGGAGAGTTACCGACATCCATATTCTTCACACCGAAATCCAGTCGATAGACAGGGACCTGGTAACTTTCCCAAACCTCAAACTGGTCTCTAATTCTTTAAAAACAATCAGGACTTCAGGCACCGTAATCTCTACCTGCGTTTCCCTGGGTTATGATGTCCCCCGCCAGAAGATAGAAAAAAACCTGCTCCTTGCCGCAGAAAAAGCCGGACTTGAAACTCCCTTCGTGCACATTCTGGAGCTTGGAGACTTTTCAGTCACATACAAGGTTGGGGGGCTTTTAAAGAATGTGGAAAACCTGATAACAGCCCGTTCTGATTTTAAAAAGGCTGTCCTTGATTCCCTTCATGAAGACCGCATCGAAATCGTCTCACCCACTTTCATGAACCAGAGAGTCCTGAAAGAAGGGGCTATCTTCATTCCTCCTGAAGAGCCTGCAGAAGTCGGAAAAACGGAAAAGTTCCCCGAAAAGAAACCAGAAGAAGTAATTTTTGATAAAGCGATAGAAGCTGAGATCCTGGGAAAGATCGGGTATCTCCTGGAATTACTGGAAAAGAAGGGAAAAGAACTTGAACAGCAGGTCAGCAGCATACCTGAAGAAGATGGAAAAGCCGATTTAAAGACAAAACTGGAGTTCCTGAAAGACAAAACAGGAGAAATAAAAGCCGAACTCGAAGTACTGAAAAAACAGATCGAAGAAACAGAAGAAAAACCCGAGCCTGAAATACGTTTAAGGCAGCTCCAGAGCCTTAACCTGAGAACCGACCGCCTGGACATCCGACGGAAAAAACTGGAAGAAGAACTTGAAAGAATTCTGGAAAAGGGGGAAGCAAAAAAAGCTTGA